From Aegilops tauschii subsp. strangulata cultivar AL8/78 chromosome 5, Aet v6.0, whole genome shotgun sequence:
CAATTGCAAATACTTCTTTTAATATACATAAAAGGGTAAAAAGCTAACACAATGATCATGCAGGAATCATTTTCTTTCACTGCGCTCCTTCATTCCGACATTATATACAAGGTAAACATCTAAAAATCATTAAATACACAGTACATTTCAGGTGATGGTTAAAAAAAACTTGTGATGAACCTTGCAGGTACATTCAGCAGATGGATCTACGAACATTGCCAAAACTATGTACGAAAACTCCAGGAGCAAAACAAAGGACAGTATCATCACAACAAATGATGACCATGTAAGCAGAACTACATCTGAATAACTATTACAAAAGAAAATGCCGAATAAAAACACACTAACAATCATTAAACTTACTTTGCAGACACTGGAGGCAGACTTGCATCAAGAAATGCCAGTGGCCGAAGATGGAGCAGGAGAATCCGATCCATGGGACACAAACCTGAACGACAACATCAATCTGCAACAGGTACACACCACAAAATTCAGAAAAAAGAAGAAGCACATAACGTTTCAGAAGAAAAGTAACTAAAAATAAAAATCCCTAAATGTTGCAGGAGCCTAAAGAAGTTGATCCCAGTGGAGCAGCGGCTAACACGAACTCTAGTACAGGCAGGGATGAAGGAGAAAGAAAAGAACCAGAACACTCACTAGAACAAGAGGGAGAAGATGAATTCCTCGACGAAGAAGACATTGAAAGATTCCTGCAAAATGAACAAGAAGCTGCGTCAGAGGGAAATCTGATGAACACTAGCAGTAATTTCAAGCCTCAATTAGGCATGCAGTTCAAAACAAAGGAAGAAGCTCAGGAATATTTCAATTTCTACTCGAAAGTGGCAGGATTTTCAGTGGCTACAGTAGCAATCTCAAGAACATCAAGCAAAAAAAGGAACAATGAGGTGACAAGGATCACTATGAAGTGCAACAAGTGGGGCAAGACAAAAGAAATAGATAAGGAATGCATAGTGCCCATGAGAAAATCTACAGTCATAGCTAAAACAGATTGTAAAGTCATCATGGTCATATCAGAAAAAGGAGGCATGTGGGAAATCACAAGACAACAACTAGAACACAACCATGAGTTAACACCAAACAGTAGATTCTTCAGGTCACATAAGTACATGTCGGATGAAGAGAAGTGCTTGATAAGGGTGTTGAAGCATACAAACCTGGAAACAAGAAGGATTGTAGCTGTCTTGGCTTACTTGAGAGGAGGAATGGATCATCTTCCCTACACAAAGAAACATGTCACAAACTATGCAGCAACAATTAACAGAGACATCACAAACTCTGACATGATGGAAGTAGTGCAAATGTTCAACAAGAAACAAACAGAAAATCCTGGCTTTTGCTACTCGTTTGAGCTAGATGGAGAGAATAAAGTGAGGAGCTTATTCTGGGCAGATGTGAGGTCAAGAATGATGTATGACGTATGTGGAGATTGCATCAGTTTTGACACTACATTCCTAACAAACACGTACAACTTGCCATTTGCACCCCTTGTTGGCATATCCCCACATGGCAACACATACTTGTTTGCTTGTGCATTCATCGTCAATGAGACAAAAGAAACATTTGCTTGGTTGTTCGAACAATTCCTGATGGCTATGGGAGGAAAGCATCCTATATCAATCATTACAGACCAAGACAAGGCAATGCAAGCAACAATTGAAAAAGTCTTTCCTAATGCTACCCATAGGAGCTGCCTCTTCCACATAAAGAAGAAGGCAGAGGAAAAAGTCGGGCCCTGCTTCCAAGCTAATGAGGGACTCTATGAAGACTTCCAGGACATTGTGGACAACTCCttgacagttgaagaatttgaaacACAATGGCAAGAAATGATAGAAAAATACCAAGTTCATCACATCAAGTACTTCAACGACATGTGGGAAAACAGGAAAAAGTTCATCCCTGTGTACTTCAAGGACAAATTCTTCCCATTCATACAAACTACAGCAAGAAGCGAAGGGACGAATTCCCTTTTCAAAAAAGGGGTTGGAGCTAAATTTAGTGCTACTAGCTTTTTGAGAGAGTATGACCGGATACTTGATGTTGTGCATGACAGGGAAGAAGAATGCGACCAtgttagtagaaacaagaaagtTGCACAGAAAGCATTTTGGTCAAAATACAGCATAGAAAGGCAAGCACATGAGCTATACAACATTGGaatattcaggaaattccagttTAAAATGGCAGACACAACAAGGCTGCATGTCTTTGAGCAAGAAAAGGACAAATACTACATTGTGACACAAGCTGAAAACTACCCCCAAAAGGAAATCCGGAAAAGAGAAGAACAATAACAAGACTTACAGCAAAAGCGTAGTGACAACCGCCAAACGTCACTGATCTTTTGGAAGCAACTTTAGTGGAATCCTTGAACTTTTTTATGCAACTCAACAGCCACTCATAAACAAATTTTGACAGATCATAGTTACGCACAGAAGGACAATCCCGGAAGATGTGAAGGTACTTTGGGCTAGGACTGAGGCTAGAGTTGGGACAAAGGAATGATGAAAAAGCAACAATCATGAAACAGATAAAGACATCTTCATCAGGCAACCCGACTGTGGTTGATTTTAGCTTGTTAGCAAAGAAGGACACGGGAGGAATACTGGTCAAGTTGAAGTGAGAGAGGATAAAATCACGGCCGGATTCAGCATCACACACAAGTGGCTCACCATCTACTGGAAGGTCGAGGATGTCATGAATATCATACTTGGTCATTGGGATAAATTTCTTTTTGAGCTGGAATTCAGATGAAAGGACATCAAACCTACTGGCGAGCCACTTCACTAACCTAAGGGGCACCTCGGTCCTAACAAACTCTAAGAGACAGCCCATGCCATATCTCTGGACAACATCTCGATACCTAGAACATAAACCATCAACAACACCAGAGAAGAACTTCCCAGAATATCTAGTGAAAGTAGCACAAGTAGGGTAATCGCTAGAGCTTTTCTGCCTCTACAAAAACAACAAAAGAGAAACACCATATCAACCACTCAAAATAATTACTTCGCATTACTATTACTAAGTACAAAAAATACTTTACAAATACATCAAAAAATACAGCTACTAAAATAATTGGACTTACACTAGAAAATAACAAAAACAATATGAGTGAAAACACATATCAAACCAGTCAAAAAATAGCTTTAGATTACTATTACTTAGTACAAAAAGAACATTGCAATACATTGAAAAAATGCAGTTACTAATAATTGgactaacactacaaaaaaattcATTAAGATAGAACTTCAAGCATTTTTCTTCCAGAAAGTAAAAACTGctgaaaacaaaaaagaaaatagGAACTAACCACATTCCTCCTTGAAGCAGATGATAATTTCCTCTTGAGGCATTTTACTTTCTGAAAACATAACAAAAACACAACTATCACGCATCagaaaaaaatgtaaaaaaatgaaacaagaatGAAAAGTCCTAGATAAAATAAAACATACTCGGTTAAGATAGAACTTCAGAAGAGCTTTGTCAAGCCCTCCTTCGTCACCAGATAATTCCTGCAGAAAAAACCAATAAAAAAATAAGACAACCCAAAAAAAATGAAGgtcaaaaaactaaaataaaaagaagcagaaaataaataaataccATAGACACAGGGAAAGAACCATCTTCTGCAAAATCATTAGGCACAAATGCTTCACCTCCAGAATCAGCACTATCTAAAGATGATATACGGGAACATCCCAATGAGAAGCTTTCCGTAGCTTGCCCATTTAAAcctaaaaaaggaaaaaacaaaaacataAGTAACAGTGAAAAAGCATCCAATTAAAACTCAAAAATACAATGTAAGTATACAACATAATGCACTGTCATTACATTGTAAAAACTAGCACAACTACATTATAAGCATTGGACAAAAAATATACTGTAATTACAATATAAACCTAGCACAACTGCACTGTAAGTATTGAACAAAATTACACTGTGATTGCACTGTAAAAACTAGCACAAGTACAATGTAAAACCTAACAGAAATTACATTGTAAGACTAGCACAACTACACTGTGTATTGGACAAAAAATACACTGTAATTACAGTGTAAAACTAGCACAACTACACTGTAAGTAATGGACAAAAAAATACACTGTAATTACAGTGTAAAAACTAGCAGAACTACACTGTAATTGAACAATAAAATATACTGAGATTATACTGTAAAAACTACCACAATTACAGTGTAAAAACTAACAGAAATTACACTGTAAGACTAGCACCATTATACTGTAAATGAGTGGATTTGCAATGCAAAACTAGCACAACTACACTGTGAGTATTGGACAAAAATGCACAAAAATTACAGTGTAAAACTAAGCACAACTACACTGTAATAGAACAAATAAATACACTGAGATTACACTGTACAAACTAGCACAATTACGTTGTAAAAACTATCAGAAATTACACTGTAAAAGGCTAGCACCATTATACTGTAAATGAGTGCATTTACACTGCAAAACTACCACAAAAAGAACACTGTAAAACCTAAGAGACATTACATTGTAATACTGGGACAAAAAGGACACAGAAAGTCAGAAAAATACACTATAATTACTCTAAAGTGGATATACTGAAACTATGACATGAACTACAGAACAAAACAACAACACTCAAATATACTTAACCAACAGTCAACACTGGCATGACACAAAAAAAAACACTAAAGAAAATAAACTCAAAAATCATGCCATCCCTAAAAAGTAAACAATCATGGCACAAAATGGGGATGAAACCCTACATCTAGCAGGCGATTCCCAACCTGCAGAAAAAGCTTGACAAGAGCAACAACAATAGACAACATAAAAAAAGACGAGAAACGTTACAAGATGACCAAAATTCAGAGGCTACAGAAACTACAAACAACAACTCGGTCTTCAGAAACATCAGCTTTAGGATCCATCGCTGAAACCTATTGCCTACCACGCCTATTTCCACATCAACTATAGGCCACATAAAAAAATACACATCAACGACGACAAAAACGTACTTGGGAGGGGCATAACATTTGGGCTGGGTCCACAACAAAAATATAAGACAACGGCATGGCGCAAATGGTAGCAATGAAACTCTACAGGACAAGATGCAGTGAACAAAAAAATGCCAACTAATAGGTTGCAAAAACATATATCTGCAGGACAAGATGCAGTGAGAAAAAGTGGAGAGCGGAACTTCATGCGCATACTACAGCCCCTTGATCTTAGATACACTCATATAATGGTGgaaaaaacataaaaacaagCATCAAAATACATGAAAGTACACAGCAAACAGGAACAAAAATACATAGGGATGACTTAATAAACCACTGGGATGAACAACATGGGACAAAAACAACacaaaactagacaaaattcaGGCGTTATAACCACAACTCGATCACAGCCACAAGCTACAGGATCCGCCGCTGAAAACTAACAACAACTCCGCGTACATCCACAACATCTACAAAAAAACTAACCTCTGCGCCTACCTACACATCAACAACTAGAACGCATGACGGGCGCTCCTCCACAAAAACTGCAGGAACACACAGATCACGCGCGTGCAAAACTACGGGTGACACAACTAGATCCTACCAGATATCACGCGCGCGCCCATGGCGAACTAGAACACCACGGCAGCAACATACACATCCCGCGAAACCCAAAAATCACCTAGATCTGAAGCTACAGGGCCACAAAAAGCAAGGGCAAACGGGCGAGAAGGCAAGGCAACAAACCAGCGCAGCTGCGGGCGACGAGAACGAAGAGGGTGCCGTCAAAATCCTGCGGCGGATGAGCTCCAAATCGCCATGAAACTGGGGAATCGCCTCCAGGAATCGCCTCGCCCTCCGCCGTCGCTCGACCTCTCACTCCCTCTGCCTTATCCAAATGAGAAAGGGGAATGACACCCCGCTCCAAATTCAAAAGCGACAAAGACCTACAGTGCCCACCGGTTCGGCCGGGTCGAGGAAAAACGGGCGGATCCAGAAACCGCGCCCGATAAACAAAACCGACCCGAAAACCAGCGCAAAAAAAGCAGGACCGAGCACGAATCTCGACGCGAGATCGAACGGACAGAAATTCGAACGTCAGCGAATTACAAAACAGCCGACTGTAAATTAGCAAAACCGTAAATCTAACAGCTAACCTTAATCTAATCCCTTTTGTATGTGCGTTTAGCAATTTTATTGAGTGGCTGTACTCCACACTAGTCTAAGTTTTTTTACGAGGTACACTAGTTtgagttactccccactatgggTAGTCTCATAGTATGAGTATCACACCCCGCATCGGTAACTCCTACAATCACGCAGCGCACGCCATCCGAACTGCCACTAGTTAACCTCTCTTCCTTAATTAGCGTCTAATCAATTCCCATACGAAACCTCCATCCAAAAGAGAGAAATTTACCAAAGAGCATGCAAGCCGCCCGCCAATGCAAGAGAAACACCGCCGTCGGGACGCGCGAGGAGCCTGCCTGAGGAGGCAGCTAGAAATCCTATTTTGTCAGTGtaggggaacgcagtaatttcaaaaatttcctacgcacacgcaagatcatggtgatgcatagcaacgtgagggaagagtgttgtccacgtaccctcgtagaccgatagcggaagcgttaacacaacgcggttgatgtagtcgtacgtcttcacgatccgaccgatcaagtaccgaacgtacggcacctccgagttcagcacacgttcagctcgatgacgtccctcaaactccgatccagccgagtgttgagggagagtttcgtcagcacgacggcgtggtgacgatgatgatgttctaccgacgcagggcttcccctaagcaccgctacgatattatcgaggtgtaatatggtggaggggggcaccgcacacggctaagagatcaatagatcaattgttgtgtctatggggtgccccctgcccccgtatataaaggagcaaggggggaggcggccggcctaggaggagggcgcgccaaggggggagtcctactcccaccgggagtaggactcctcctttccttgttggagtaggagaagggaagggagaaggagaaggaaggaagggggcgcccccctccctagtccaattcggactagtccatggggaggggtgcggccaccctttggggcctttctctccttttccgtatggcccattaaggcccaatacgaattcccgtaactctccggtactccgaaaaatacccgaatcactcggaacctttccgatgtccaaatatagtcgtccaatatatcgatctttacgtctcgaccatttcgagactcctcgtcatgtccccgatctcatccgggactccgaactccttcggtacatcaaaactcataaactcataataaaactgtcatcgtaacgttaagcgtgcggaccctacgggttcgagaactatgtagacatgaccgagacacgtctccggtcaataaccaatagcgggacctggatgcccatattggctcccacatattctacggagatctttatcggtcaaaccgcataacaacatacgttgttccctttgtcatcggtatgttacttgcccgagattcgatcgtcggtatcttaatacctagttcaatctcgttaccggcaagtctctttactcgttccgtaatacatcatcttgcaacaaactcattagttgcaatgcttgcaaggcttaagtgatgtgcattaccgagagggcccagagatacctctccgacaatcggagtgacaaatcccaatcttgaaatacgccaacccaacaagtaccttcggagacacctgtagagcacctttataatcacccagttacgttgtgacgtttggtagaacacaaagtgttcctccggtaaacgggagttgcataatctcatagtcataggaacatgtataagtcatgaagaaagcaatagcaacatactaaacgatcgagtgctaagataacggaatgggtcaattcaatcacatcattctcctaatgatgtgatcccattaatcaaatgacaactcatgtcaatggctaggaaacataaccatctttgatcaatgagctagtcaagtagaggcatactagtgacactctgtttgtctatgtattcacacatgtatcaagtttccggttaatacaattctagcatgaataataaacatttatcatgatataaggaaataaataataactttattattgcctctagggcatatttcttcagtctcccacttgcactagagtcaataatctagttcacatcgccatgtgatttaacatcaatagttcacatcaccatgtgattaacacccatagttcacatcgtcatgtgaccaacacccaaagggtttactagagtcagtaatctagtttacatcgctatgtgattaacacccaaagagtactaaggtgtgatcatgttttgcttgtgagataattttagtcaacgggtctgtcacattcagatccgtaagtattttgcaaatttctatgtctacaatgctctgcacggagctactctagctaattgctcccactttcaatatgtatctagaccgagacttagagtcatctagattagtgtcaaaacttgcatcgacataaccctttacgacgaaccttttgtcacttccataatcgagaaacatatccttattccactaaagataattttgaccgctgtccagtgatctactcctagatcactattgtactctcttgccaaaatcagtgtagggtatacaatagatctggtacacagcatggcatactttatagaacctatggccgaggcatagggaatgattttcattctttttctatcttctgccgtggtcgggctttgagtcttactcaatttcacaccttgtaacacaggcaagaaactctttctttgactgttccattttgaactacttcaaaatcttgtcaaggtatgtacttattgaaaaaacttatcaagcatcttgatctatctctatagatcttgatgctcaatatgtaagcagcttcaccgatgtcctttctttgaaaaactcctttcaaatactcctttatgctttgcagaataattctacattatttccgatcaacaatatgtcattcacatatacttatcagaaatgctgtagtgctcccactcactttcttgtaaatacaggcttcaccgcaagtctgtataaaactatatgctttgatcaacttatcaaagcgtatattccagctccgggatgcttgcaccagtccatagatggatcggtagagcttgcatattttgttagcacctttaggatt
This genomic window contains:
- the LOC120965174 gene encoding uncharacterized protein isoform X3; the protein is MWEDDPFLLSSKPRQLQSFLFPGIFQCLLRRGIHLLPLVLIDVVVQVCVPWIGFSCSIFGHWHFLMQVCLQCLQK
- the LOC120965174 gene encoding uncharacterized protein isoform X2; translation: MFLFFPFLGLNGQATESFSLGCSRISSLDSADSGGEAFVPNDFAEDGSFPVSMELSGDEGGLDKALLKFYLNRKVKCLKRKLSSASRRNVRQKSSSDYPTCATFTRYSGKFFSGVVDGLCSRYRDVVQRYGMGCLLEFVRTEVPLRLVKWLASRFDVLSSEFQLKKKFIPMTKYDIHDILDLPVDGEPLVCDAESGRDFILSHFNLTSIPPVSFFANKLKSTTVGLPDEDVFICFMIVAFSSFLCPNSSLSPSPKYLHIFRDCPSVRNYDLSKFVYEWLLSCIKKFKDSTKVASKRSVTFGGCHYAFAGR
- the LOC120965174 gene encoding uncharacterized protein isoform X1, with amino-acid sequence MFLFFPFLGLNGQATESFSLGCSRISSLDSADSGGEAFVPNDFAEDGSFPVSMELSGDEGGLDKALLKFYLNRKVKCLKRKLSSASRRNVRQKSSSDYPTCATFTRYSGKFFSGVVDGLCSRYRDVVQRYGMGCLLEFVRTEVPLRLVKWLASRFDVLSSEFQLKKKFIPMTKYDIHDILDLPVDGEPLVCDAESGRDFILSHFNLTSIPPVSFFANKLKSTTVGLPDEDVFICFMIVAFSSFLCPNSSLSPSPKYLHIFRDCPSVRNYDLSKFVYEWLLSCIKKFKDSTKVASKRSVTFGGCHYAFAVSLVIVLLFSGFPFGGSFQLVSQCSICPFLAQRHAALLCLPF